One stretch of Astatotilapia calliptera chromosome 3, fAstCal1.2, whole genome shotgun sequence DNA includes these proteins:
- the LOC113019545 gene encoding low affinity immunoglobulin gamma Fc region receptor III-like, whose translation MEKTPLLTLLFLISLLLHTTNPARLTVSPSSSQFFKGDFVSLSCEEDDSSAGWTLRRNTSRDTRSQCGADWGSSSGSSCTISHIIPLDSGVYWCESREGPISNMVNLTVTGGSVILQSPVLPVMEGDDVTLLCKTKTTPSNLPAAFYKDGSLIRKQPTGHMTIQHVSRSDEGLYKCDISGHGESPSSWITVTDKPTNTTSPTTSVTPSPTSALPPDSTSFHPVIRLVCHLMVFIPYFISTFLMVSLYRRRAKGNDLLISKVITPSASAEQRLAEDSDDIVVVTAEHQF comes from the exons ATGGAGAAAACACCTCTGCTAACGCTGCTCT ttctgatctcactgctgtTGCACACAACAAACCCAG ctcgtctgactgtgagtcccagcagctctcagttctttaaaggagactttgtgtctctgagctgtgaggaggacgacagctctgctggatggactctgaggagaaacacaagcagagaCACCAGGAGTCAGTGTGGAGCTGACTGGGGGAGCTCATCTGGTTCTTCCTGCACTATCAGTCACATCATCCCACtcgacagtggagtttactggtgtgagtccagagagggtcccatcagtaacatggttaacctgacagtcactg gtggatcagtgatcctgcagagtcctgtcctccctgtgatggagggagatgacgtcactctgctctgtaaaacaaagaccactccctccaacctcccagctgctttctataaagatggctccctcatcaggaagcagcctacaggtcacatgaccatccagcatgtttccaggtctgatgaaggcctctacaagtgtgacatcagcggtcatggagagtctccatccagctggatcactgtcacag ACAAACCTACAAACACAACCTCACCCACCACCTCTGTAACTCCATCCCCTACCTCTGCGCTGCCCCCTGACTCCACCTCCTTCCATCCTGTGATCAGACTGGTCTGTCACCTGATGGTGTTCATTCCATACTTCATCTCCACTTTCCTCATGGTGTCTTTATATCGACGCAGAGCCAAAG GAAATGACCTTCTCATCTCCAAGGTAATAACACCATCAGCCAGTGCTGAGCAGAGATTGGCTGAGGACTCTGATGACATTGTGGTGGTGACCGCTGAGCACCAGTTCTGA